One stretch of Dyella jiangningensis DNA includes these proteins:
- a CDS encoding isovaleryl-CoA dehydrogenase: MRPFPLGEDIDLLRESVHAFAEKEIAPRADHIDRDNQFPADLWRKFGDMGLLGITIPEEYGGSGMGFLAHLVAMEEISRASGSVGLSYGAHSNLCVQNIFHNGNEAQRRKYIPKLCSGEFVGALAMSEPGAGSDVVGSMSCKAEKKGDVWVANGSKMWITNGPDADVLLVYMRTAPRVAGSRCMTAFIVEKGMKGFSTAQKLDKLGMRGSNTCELVFEDCEIPAENIVGEVNEGVRVLMSGLDTERLVLSGGPIGIMQTALDITLPYVRERKQFNAPIGTFGLMQGKVADMYTALQSSRGFAYMVAQQFDSNVRSRIDPAACLLNASQNAVKVALEAIQALGGNGYINEFPAGRLLRDAKLYEIGAGTNEIRRMLIGRELFHGKA, translated from the coding sequence ATGCGTCCGTTCCCGCTGGGTGAAGACATCGATCTGCTGCGCGAGAGCGTGCACGCGTTTGCGGAAAAGGAGATCGCGCCCCGCGCCGATCACATCGACCGCGACAACCAGTTTCCGGCGGACCTGTGGCGCAAGTTCGGCGACATGGGCCTGCTCGGCATCACCATTCCGGAGGAATACGGCGGCAGCGGCATGGGCTTTCTCGCGCACCTGGTGGCGATGGAGGAGATCTCGCGCGCATCCGGTTCGGTCGGCCTTTCCTACGGCGCACATTCCAACCTGTGCGTGCAGAACATTTTCCACAACGGCAACGAAGCGCAGCGCCGCAAGTACATTCCCAAGCTGTGCTCCGGCGAGTTCGTCGGCGCGTTGGCGATGAGCGAACCCGGCGCCGGTTCCGACGTGGTCGGCTCGATGAGCTGCAAGGCGGAAAAGAAGGGCGACGTGTGGGTCGCCAACGGCTCGAAGATGTGGATCACCAACGGCCCCGACGCCGACGTGCTGCTGGTCTACATGCGCACTGCGCCGCGCGTCGCGGGCAGCCGCTGCATGACGGCCTTCATCGTCGAAAAGGGCATGAAGGGTTTCAGCACCGCACAGAAGCTCGACAAGCTCGGCATGCGCGGCTCCAACACCTGCGAGCTGGTGTTCGAGGACTGCGAGATTCCCGCCGAGAACATCGTCGGCGAAGTGAACGAAGGCGTACGCGTGCTGATGAGCGGGCTGGACACCGAACGCCTCGTGCTCTCCGGTGGTCCGATCGGCATCATGCAGACGGCACTGGACATCACCCTGCCCTACGTGCGCGAACGCAAGCAGTTCAACGCGCCGATCGGCACCTTCGGCCTGATGCAGGGCAAGGTGGCCGACATGTATACGGCGCTGCAGTCGTCACGCGGTTTCGCTTACATGGTCGCGCAACAGTTCGACAGCAACGTGAGGTCGCGCATCGACCCCGCCGCCTGCCTGCTCAACGCCTCGCAGAACGCGGTAAAGGTGGCGCTGGAAGCGATCCAGGCGCTGGGCGGCAACGGCTACATCAACGAATTCCCGGCCGGCCGCCTGTTGCGCGACGCCAAGCTCTACGAGATCGGCGCGGGCACCAACGAAATCCGCCGCATGTTGATCGGCCGCGAGTTGTTCCACGGCAAGGCCTAG
- the yccS gene encoding YccS family putative transporter, with amino-acid sequence MTSAPALAQRWRRLRGSDRFAECVRVLLALGGAVAWCFGDGRNDAVVPLLLGVIACALAETEDHWRSRAGTLLLTLACFAVSAFSVQWLFPYPAWFGVGLLASTFVLVMLGAISERYATIAGSTLLLAVYTMIGADAALTVPGNPWQQPLWLLAGAAWYGVLSLLWSVLAPQQAVRQSLARLFEALADLLEGKAAFFMPVHGVDREALQVTLAARNERVVEALNDARLMLIDRIGSRRPRGTSAAMLRLYFIAQDVHERVSSSHYPYDALADALFHSDVLFRCEHLLRLEADVCRQKADTLRWQDDAEASASTRAALDDLHGAMHALRGQPQALDEPLLRSVQALVNNLETLHRQLEGTHAIGLPSTRHGGLLQNPAPQSLKEAWERVREHLTARSFRFRHALRLSLALLAGYVVLHLVHPRHGYWILLTTLLICQPSYGATQRRLVQRVVGTVVGLVLGWAALQLVPFGPWQMPLIVLSGVIFFAARLRRYPTATAAITLFVVLCFNQVGNGYEVMWPRLLDTLIGAAISALAMRLILPDWQGRRLDDVLADTVRCDAHYLARILAQYSNGRHDDLDYRIMRRDAHNANAALSSLLANMLREPGEHRRANELLLRFLAAAQTLLGMLSALGANRQVISSGPARDAVERAGARTVEALQQLADAQANGLEATSATDDEAFAQAMAICDRNETARLVLGQLAQVMSQRDRLAELANAFHAD; translated from the coding sequence GTGACTTCCGCACCCGCCCTCGCCCAACGCTGGCGCCGCCTGCGCGGCTCGGACCGTTTTGCCGAATGCGTGCGCGTGCTGCTTGCGCTGGGTGGTGCGGTGGCCTGGTGCTTCGGTGACGGCCGCAACGATGCGGTGGTCCCGCTGCTGCTCGGCGTGATCGCGTGCGCGCTCGCGGAAACCGAAGACCATTGGCGCAGCCGCGCAGGCACCCTCCTTCTCACGCTCGCCTGCTTCGCGGTCTCCGCATTCTCCGTGCAATGGCTGTTTCCTTATCCCGCGTGGTTCGGAGTGGGATTGCTCGCGTCGACGTTCGTCCTGGTGATGCTGGGCGCGATCAGCGAGCGGTACGCGACCATCGCCGGGTCCACGCTGCTCCTGGCCGTCTATACGATGATCGGCGCAGACGCGGCATTGACGGTACCGGGCAACCCTTGGCAGCAACCGCTGTGGCTGCTGGCCGGCGCCGCCTGGTATGGCGTGCTCTCGCTGCTGTGGAGCGTGCTGGCCCCGCAACAGGCGGTGCGGCAATCATTGGCGCGGCTGTTCGAGGCGCTGGCCGATCTGCTGGAAGGCAAGGCGGCCTTCTTCATGCCCGTCCATGGCGTTGACCGCGAGGCGCTGCAGGTGACGCTCGCCGCGCGCAACGAGCGCGTGGTGGAAGCACTGAACGATGCACGCCTGATGTTGATCGATCGCATCGGCTCGCGGCGGCCGCGTGGCACCAGCGCCGCCATGCTGCGGCTCTACTTCATCGCGCAGGACGTGCACGAGCGCGTCAGCTCGTCCCACTACCCCTATGACGCGCTCGCCGATGCACTGTTCCACAGCGACGTGCTGTTCCGCTGCGAACACCTGCTGCGGCTCGAAGCCGACGTCTGCCGGCAGAAGGCCGACACCTTGCGATGGCAGGACGATGCCGAGGCCAGCGCATCCACCCGCGCCGCATTGGACGACCTGCATGGCGCGATGCACGCCCTGCGCGGGCAGCCGCAGGCGCTTGACGAACCCTTGCTGCGTTCGGTGCAGGCGCTGGTCAACAACCTCGAAACGTTGCATCGCCAGCTGGAGGGCACGCATGCCATTGGCCTGCCGTCCACACGCCATGGCGGCCTGCTGCAGAACCCTGCCCCGCAGTCGTTGAAGGAAGCGTGGGAGCGCGTACGCGAACACCTCACGGCGCGTTCGTTCCGGTTTCGCCACGCCCTGCGACTGTCGTTGGCACTGCTGGCCGGCTACGTCGTGTTGCACCTGGTGCATCCGCGCCACGGCTACTGGATCCTGCTCACCACGTTGCTGATCTGCCAGCCGAGCTACGGCGCCACGCAGCGACGCCTGGTGCAGCGCGTGGTCGGCACGGTGGTCGGCCTGGTGCTGGGCTGGGCCGCGCTGCAACTGGTGCCGTTCGGCCCGTGGCAGATGCCGTTGATCGTGCTGTCCGGCGTCATCTTCTTCGCGGCGCGATTGCGTCGCTATCCCACCGCGACGGCGGCCATCACGCTGTTCGTCGTGCTGTGCTTCAATCAGGTCGGCAATGGTTACGAGGTGATGTGGCCTCGCCTGCTCGACACGCTGATCGGCGCGGCGATCTCGGCGCTGGCGATGCGGTTGATCCTGCCCGACTGGCAGGGCCGCCGTCTCGACGACGTGCTGGCCGATACCGTGCGCTGCGACGCGCACTATCTCGCGCGCATCCTGGCCCAGTATTCCAACGGCCGGCACGACGACCTGGACTACCGCATCATGCGACGCGATGCGCACAACGCCAACGCGGCACTGAGCAGCCTGCTGGCGAACATGTTGCGTGAGCCGGGGGAACACCGGCGCGCCAACGAACTCCTGCTGCGTTTCCTGGCTGCCGCCCAGACGCTTCTGGGCATGCTTTCGGCCTTGGGAGCGAACCGGCAGGTGATCTCTTCCGGCCCGGCGCGCGACGCGGTCGAACGAGCGGGGGCGCGCACCGTGGAAGCGCTGCAACAACTGGCCGACGCGCAGGCCAACGGCCTGGAGGCCACGAGCGCCACCGATGACGAAGCCTTCGCGCAAGCCATGGCGATCTGCGACAGGAACGAAACGGCTCGCCTGGTGCTGGGTCAGCTGGCCCAGGTCATGAGCCAGCGCGACCGCCTCGCTGAACTCGCCAACGCGTTCCACGCCGACTGA
- a CDS encoding Glu/Leu/Phe/Val dehydrogenase dimerization domain-containing protein — protein MIFETIAKTGHEEVVFCHNKDAGLKAIIAIHNTVLGPALGGLRMWPYKSEQDAVNDVLRLSRGMTYKNAVAGLNLGGGKAVIIGDPSKDKSEALFRAFGRFVNSLNGRYITAEDVGIDVNDMEYVFRETEYVTGVHQVHGGSGDPSPFTAFGTLQGLMAALQVKHGNEDVGKYSYAVQGCGHVGSEFIKLLREQGAKVFVTDINKDAVQRCVDELGCEAVGLDEIYDVDADVYSPCALGGTLNEQTIDRIKAKIICGAANNQLATDAIGDELQRRGVLYAPDYAVNAGGVMNVSLEIDGYNRERAMRMMRTIYYNLGRIFEISKTEGVPTYRAADRLAEERIEAIGKIKLPTMGNHGPRFAGRMRGQ, from the coding sequence ATGATTTTCGAAACCATCGCCAAGACGGGTCACGAAGAAGTCGTCTTCTGCCACAACAAGGATGCCGGCCTGAAGGCCATCATCGCGATCCACAACACGGTGCTGGGCCCGGCACTCGGCGGCCTGCGCATGTGGCCGTACAAGAGCGAGCAGGACGCGGTGAACGACGTGCTGCGCCTGTCGCGCGGCATGACCTACAAGAACGCCGTGGCCGGCCTGAACCTGGGCGGTGGCAAGGCGGTGATCATCGGCGATCCGAGCAAGGACAAGTCCGAGGCGCTGTTCCGCGCGTTCGGCCGCTTCGTCAACTCGCTCAACGGGCGCTACATCACGGCCGAAGACGTCGGCATCGACGTCAACGACATGGAATACGTGTTCCGTGAAACCGAATACGTGACCGGCGTGCACCAGGTGCATGGCGGCTCGGGCGATCCGTCGCCGTTCACCGCGTTCGGCACGCTGCAGGGCCTGATGGCCGCGCTGCAGGTCAAGCACGGCAACGAAGACGTGGGCAAGTACAGCTATGCCGTGCAGGGTTGCGGCCACGTGGGCAGCGAGTTCATCAAGCTGCTGCGCGAGCAGGGCGCCAAGGTGTTCGTCACCGACATCAACAAGGATGCCGTGCAGCGCTGCGTGGACGAGCTGGGCTGCGAAGCCGTGGGCCTGGACGAGATCTACGACGTCGACGCCGACGTGTACTCGCCGTGCGCCCTGGGCGGCACGCTCAACGAGCAGACCATCGACCGCATCAAGGCGAAGATCATCTGCGGCGCGGCCAACAACCAGCTGGCCACCGACGCGATCGGCGACGAGCTGCAGCGCCGTGGCGTGCTGTACGCCCCGGACTACGCCGTCAACGCCGGTGGCGTGATGAACGTGTCGCTGGAAATCGACGGCTACAACCGCGAGCGCGCCATGCGCATGATGCGCACCATCTACTACAACCTGGGCCGCATCTTCGAAATCTCCAAGACCGAAGGCGTGCCGACCTACCGCGCGGCCGACCGCCTGGCCGAAGAGCGCATCGAAGCCATCGGCAAGATCAAGCTGCCGACCATGGGCAATCACGGCCCGCGCTTCGCCGGTCGCATGCGCGGCCAGTAA
- a CDS encoding glycoside hydrolase family 127 protein → MQQDRDHRRRFLKQAATALASLAVVPRAFSLAPDVADTATPIGAANGNVVREQPVYRMRPFALGQVRLLDSDFSRAAAINQRYLHSLPVDRLAHSFRVHAGIASSAKPLGGWEKPDCELRGHFSGGHYLSAAALAYATVGDATLKQRGDELVAALAACQQPNGYLSAFPESFFDRLSSGQKVWAPFYTIHKILAGMLDMVEHTGNKQALQVAIGIGNWTVRWLNGFSDAEMAHILKTEYGGMNDAMVELYAITGNSRYLDAAHRFDQVSLFDPLAAHRDELQGLHSNTQIPKVIGAARRYELTGEPRYRRIAEFFWETVTRNRTYATGGSSNDEFWNTAPGDLKGQLGLYSAECCVAYNLMKLTRHVYAWNGDPRAFDYYERTLYNARLGTQDGDGMKLYYYPLQPGAAKFYNTPTDSFWCCTGSGAEEFARFNDSIYFRDGNDLYVNLFIPSELDWPEQKLRFRQETAFPRESLTRFRLSLSAPSTFALNLRVPSWIGPGARVRLNGQALDVFASPGSYLTIKREWHDGDRLELDLPMQVTRMALPGDDSLQAVLYGPLVLAARLGDKGLTHDMQYCGYDAAPKPEPKPWPAPRVTDKQGDEVPWLRVASAQDLCFEAQTSDGTLAVTPLNQVHGERYAVYWQSEPGAHGNS, encoded by the coding sequence ATGCAACAGGATCGTGATCATCGCAGGCGATTTCTCAAGCAAGCGGCCACTGCGCTGGCGTCGTTGGCGGTCGTGCCCCGCGCCTTCAGCCTCGCGCCCGATGTCGCCGACACCGCCACGCCCATCGGCGCGGCGAATGGCAACGTCGTGCGCGAACAACCCGTGTATCGCATGCGGCCCTTTGCGCTTGGCCAGGTCCGTCTCCTGGACAGCGACTTCTCGCGCGCCGCGGCGATCAACCAGCGCTATCTGCACAGCTTGCCGGTGGATCGGCTGGCGCACAGTTTCCGCGTGCACGCCGGCATCGCTTCCAGTGCGAAACCCCTGGGCGGCTGGGAGAAGCCCGACTGCGAGTTGCGAGGCCACTTCAGCGGCGGCCACTATCTCTCCGCTGCCGCATTGGCTTATGCCACGGTGGGCGACGCCACGCTCAAGCAGCGTGGGGACGAGCTGGTCGCGGCGCTCGCCGCCTGCCAGCAGCCCAATGGTTACCTGAGCGCGTTCCCCGAAAGCTTCTTCGACCGCCTCAGCAGCGGCCAGAAGGTGTGGGCGCCGTTCTACACCATCCACAAGATCCTCGCCGGCATGCTCGACATGGTCGAGCACACCGGCAACAAGCAGGCACTGCAGGTAGCGATCGGCATCGGCAACTGGACGGTGCGCTGGCTCAACGGCTTTTCCGATGCAGAGATGGCGCACATCCTGAAGACCGAGTACGGCGGGATGAACGACGCCATGGTCGAGTTGTACGCGATCACCGGCAACAGCCGCTATCTCGATGCCGCGCACCGCTTCGACCAGGTATCGCTGTTCGATCCATTGGCGGCGCATCGCGATGAGCTGCAGGGCCTGCACAGCAACACCCAGATACCCAAGGTGATCGGCGCCGCCCGACGCTACGAGCTCACCGGCGAGCCGCGCTACCGGCGCATCGCCGAGTTCTTCTGGGAAACCGTCACGCGAAATCGCACCTACGCCACCGGCGGTTCCAGCAACGACGAGTTCTGGAACACCGCACCCGGCGACCTCAAGGGCCAACTGGGGCTGTACAGCGCCGAGTGCTGCGTGGCCTACAACCTTATGAAGCTGACGCGCCACGTGTACGCGTGGAACGGCGACCCGCGCGCGTTCGACTACTACGAGCGCACGCTATACAACGCGCGACTCGGCACGCAGGACGGCGACGGCATGAAGTTGTACTACTACCCGCTGCAGCCCGGCGCGGCGAAGTTCTACAACACGCCCACCGACTCCTTCTGGTGTTGCACCGGTAGCGGTGCGGAAGAGTTCGCCCGCTTCAACGACAGCATCTACTTTCGCGACGGCAACGATCTTTACGTCAACCTGTTCATTCCCTCCGAACTCGACTGGCCAGAACAGAAGCTGCGCTTCCGCCAGGAAACGGCCTTCCCCCGCGAATCGCTGACACGTTTCCGGCTATCGCTCAGCGCGCCATCCACGTTCGCGTTGAACCTGCGCGTTCCTTCATGGATCGGACCGGGTGCACGCGTGCGGCTCAACGGCCAGGCGCTGGATGTGTTCGCCTCGCCCGGCAGCTACCTCACGATCAAGCGCGAGTGGCACGACGGCGATCGCCTCGAACTGGATCTCCCCATGCAGGTGACACGCATGGCGTTACCCGGCGACGACAGCCTGCAGGCGGTGCTTTATGGACCGCTGGTATTGGCGGCGCGCCTGGGCGACAAGGGTCTGACCCACGACATGCAGTACTGCGGCTACGACGCGGCACCCAAGCCCGAACCCAAGCCATGGCCCGCACCACGCGTCACCGACAAGCAAGGCGACGAGGTGCCCTGGTTGCGCGTGGCATCCGCGCAGGATCTCTGCTTCGAAGCCCAGACGAGTGACGGCACGCTCGCCGTCACGCCGCTCAACCAGGTGCACGGCGAACGCTATGCCGTGTACTGGCAATCCGAACCCGGCGCGCACGGCAACAGCTAA
- a CDS encoding glycoside hydrolase family 27 protein yields MRLSRCVLFALTMALGSACGSAFADTVAATPPMGWNSWNFFAEKVTDADVRAAADALVSSGMRDAGYVYVNIDDGWQGQRDAKGVIHPNERFPDMKALADYVHSKGLKLGIYTSPGPKTCAGFAGSLGHEAQDAKTYAAWGVDYLKYDLCSFIEDQMKAKAPNDPAQQMRLMVDAYERMHAALTATGRPIVYSLCQYGWDAVWEWAPGAKVGGNLWRTTGDITPEWDRIYAIASQQAGLASYAGPGHWNDPDMLEVGNGKLTAAENRAHFSWWAMLAAPLLAGNDLAHMPVEVKNILANRDVIAIDQDTLGKQATRAYAEGEVEVWTRPLQNGAMAIAIFNVGSARYDTHPFRLNLSKLGLHGPQQGKDLWSGKPISLSDQQAIALARHDVLLVRLDAPR; encoded by the coding sequence ATGCGATTGTCCCGTTGTGTTCTGTTCGCGTTGACCATGGCACTGGGCTCGGCATGCGGCAGCGCGTTTGCCGATACCGTCGCGGCCACGCCCCCGATGGGCTGGAACAGCTGGAATTTCTTCGCCGAGAAAGTCACTGACGCCGATGTACGTGCGGCCGCCGATGCCCTGGTGAGCAGCGGCATGCGCGACGCCGGCTACGTCTACGTGAACATCGACGACGGCTGGCAGGGCCAGCGTGATGCCAAGGGCGTCATCCACCCTAACGAGCGCTTTCCCGACATGAAGGCGCTGGCCGACTATGTCCATTCGAAAGGACTGAAGCTCGGCATCTACACCTCGCCCGGCCCCAAGACCTGTGCCGGCTTCGCCGGATCGCTGGGCCACGAGGCGCAGGATGCGAAGACCTACGCCGCCTGGGGCGTGGACTATCTCAAGTACGACTTGTGCAGCTTCATCGAGGACCAGATGAAGGCCAAGGCGCCCAACGACCCCGCGCAACAGATGCGCCTGATGGTCGACGCCTACGAACGCATGCATGCCGCCTTGACGGCGACGGGCCGGCCCATCGTCTATTCCCTGTGCCAGTACGGCTGGGACGCGGTGTGGGAATGGGCGCCCGGCGCCAAGGTCGGCGGCAATCTCTGGCGCACCACCGGCGACATCACGCCCGAATGGGATCGCATCTATGCGATCGCCTCGCAACAGGCGGGATTGGCGAGCTATGCCGGTCCGGGGCACTGGAACGATCCGGACATGCTTGAAGTCGGCAACGGCAAATTGACCGCCGCCGAGAATCGGGCGCACTTCAGCTGGTGGGCGATGCTGGCCGCGCCCTTGCTCGCGGGCAACGATCTTGCGCATATGCCAGTGGAGGTCAAGAACATCCTGGCCAACCGCGACGTCATCGCCATCGACCAGGACACGCTCGGTAAACAGGCCACACGTGCGTACGCCGAGGGCGAGGTCGAGGTGTGGACGCGCCCGCTGCAAAACGGTGCGATGGCGATCGCCATCTTCAACGTGGGCAGCGCCCGCTATGACACGCATCCTTTCCGCCTGAACCTGTCGAAGCTTGGCTTGCATGGCCCTCAGCAAGGCAAGGACCTGTGGAGCGGCAAGCCGATATCGCTGTCCGATCAGCAGGCCATCGCGCTGGCTCGCCACGACGTGTTGCTGGTCCGCCTGGATGCGCCGCGCTGA
- a CDS encoding amino acid permease translates to MGLINDMLRRKPVEALQGEAARGGSGLRRVLGLWQLTAIGLGGIIGVGIFVLTGTVAATQAGPAVLVSFIIAGIASAAAALCYAEFAGLIPVSGSAYTYGYAVLGEFAGWIIGWDLLLEYALIAAVVAVGWSGYMQALLDAAGLPLPVWAQGAWGSAPGCVVNLPAIIISVVITTLLAVRMEWGARFNTLIVSIKIAGAALIVIAGAAYVKPERWHPFMPFGMHGVVTGAAVVFFAVFGYDMLTTAAEESRNPQRDLPRAVLLSLGIAMVLYIAICLVLTGIVPYTTLDNAAPVANAFIRIGMPWTMVVISLASVCGITSVIFANLMAGARIGFSLGRDGLLPSWFAAVHPRWRTPHRSTLLLGAVTAVASGLFPLDELAKLVNIGVLGAFIVICTAVAVLRWRQPELHRPFRTPLMPLVPIIGVGFSCWLIWGLPIITYVRFAIWLLLGCVLYLSYGRHHSRVAANAA, encoded by the coding sequence ATGGGCCTGATCAACGACATGCTTCGGCGCAAGCCGGTGGAGGCATTGCAGGGCGAGGCCGCGAGGGGCGGCAGTGGCCTGCGTCGCGTGCTGGGCCTGTGGCAACTGACGGCCATCGGCCTTGGCGGCATCATCGGCGTGGGCATCTTCGTGCTCACCGGCACCGTGGCGGCCACGCAGGCCGGGCCTGCCGTGCTCGTCTCCTTCATCATCGCAGGCATCGCCAGCGCGGCCGCGGCGTTGTGCTATGCCGAGTTCGCGGGACTCATCCCCGTTTCGGGCAGCGCCTACACCTACGGCTATGCCGTGCTCGGGGAGTTCGCCGGCTGGATCATCGGTTGGGACCTCCTCCTCGAATACGCGTTGATTGCGGCCGTGGTCGCGGTGGGCTGGTCGGGGTACATGCAGGCCCTGCTCGATGCCGCCGGCCTGCCGCTGCCGGTATGGGCGCAAGGTGCCTGGGGCAGCGCGCCCGGCTGCGTGGTGAACCTGCCGGCCATCATCATCTCCGTGGTCATCACCACCCTGCTCGCCGTGCGCATGGAATGGGGGGCGCGCTTCAACACGCTGATCGTGTCGATCAAGATTGCCGGCGCCGCGCTGATCGTCATCGCCGGCGCGGCGTACGTGAAGCCGGAACGCTGGCATCCCTTCATGCCGTTCGGCATGCATGGCGTGGTGACCGGTGCCGCCGTGGTGTTCTTCGCCGTGTTCGGCTACGACATGCTCACCACCGCGGCGGAGGAATCGCGCAACCCCCAACGCGACCTGCCGCGCGCCGTGTTGCTGTCGCTGGGCATCGCGATGGTGTTGTACATCGCCATCTGCCTCGTACTTACCGGCATCGTTCCATACACCACGCTCGACAATGCCGCGCCGGTGGCGAATGCCTTCATCCGCATCGGCATGCCGTGGACGATGGTTGTGATCTCGCTGGCGTCCGTGTGCGGCATCACCAGCGTGATCTTCGCCAACCTGATGGCGGGCGCCCGCATCGGCTTCAGCCTCGGCCGCGATGGGCTGCTACCCTCGTGGTTCGCCGCCGTGCATCCGCGTTGGCGCACGCCGCATCGCTCCACCCTGCTGCTCGGCGCCGTGACCGCCGTAGCCTCCGGCCTGTTTCCGCTGGATGAGCTCGCCAAGCTGGTAAACATCGGCGTGCTCGGCGCCTTCATCGTCATCTGCACGGCCGTGGCGGTATTGCGCTGGCGCCAGCCCGAACTGCACCGCCCGTTCCGTACGCCGCTGATGCCGCTGGTACCGATCATCGGTGTAGGTTTCTCGTGCTGGCTGATCTGGGGCCTGCCCATCATCACGTACGTGCGCTTCGCCATCTGGCTGCTGCTGGGTTGCGTGCTGTACCTGAGTTATGGCCGGCACCATAGTCGCGTGGCTGCAAACGCAGCCTGA
- a CDS encoding DUF885 domain-containing protein: protein MKPLILALACTLCLATSLPTRADGDATARFHAIYTREWAWRQAQFKGADDEDNNGSKLADHLPKVDAATQAMREQYWADVLKQLDTMSPNQLKGDDPVNYAVYRNQIQTLLADQHFRTWEMPFNSDTAFWTNLGFTARRTLRTAEDYRHYIRQMQDIPRYFGEQTTNMQAGLARGFSVPRVTLTGRDQSIADVVNAKGDDNLFYTPFRKMPATIPADVQAQLRAQGREAIQQSVIPAYAKLLDFMRNTYMKQARTTLAAESMPDGKAFYQSQIREYTTLDMTPDAIHELGLKEVARIRKEMDETIRDSGFKGSFPEFLHYLRTDPKFYPKTADELLKDAAWIAKRVDGKVGNYIGRLPRQRFAIEPVPADLAPFYTGGRGGPGVYLVNTYDLPSRPLYSLTALTLHESAPGHAFQMPLAAEHEGLPDFRRYTYISAYGEGWALYSERLGVEMDMYDSPYDRFGYLSYQMWRAARLVVDTGIHHTGWTREQAQAFMRDNTALSEHEIETEVDRYIAWPGQALSYYLGELAIVDARAKAEKALGEHFDLRAFHDTVLSLGSVPLPVLQQEVDKFIADGGKSPYAAK from the coding sequence ATGAAGCCTCTCATCCTCGCCCTTGCCTGCACGCTCTGCCTTGCCACCTCGCTCCCGACGCGTGCCGACGGCGATGCCACCGCCCGCTTCCATGCGATCTACACCAGGGAATGGGCCTGGCGACAGGCGCAGTTCAAGGGCGCGGATGACGAGGACAACAACGGCAGCAAGCTCGCCGACCACTTGCCGAAGGTCGACGCCGCCACGCAGGCGATGCGCGAGCAGTACTGGGCCGATGTGCTCAAGCAGCTCGACACGATGTCGCCGAACCAGCTGAAGGGCGACGACCCGGTCAACTACGCGGTGTATCGCAACCAGATCCAGACCCTGCTGGCTGATCAGCATTTCCGCACCTGGGAAATGCCGTTCAACAGCGATACGGCTTTCTGGACCAACCTGGGCTTCACGGCGCGCCGCACGCTGCGCACCGCCGAGGATTACCGCCACTACATCCGCCAGATGCAGGACATCCCGCGCTACTTCGGCGAGCAGACGACCAATATGCAGGCTGGCCTCGCCCGCGGCTTCAGCGTGCCGCGGGTGACACTCACCGGGCGCGACCAGTCGATCGCCGACGTGGTGAACGCCAAGGGTGACGACAACCTGTTCTACACCCCGTTCCGCAAGATGCCCGCCACCATTCCCGCCGACGTGCAGGCACAGTTACGCGCGCAGGGGCGCGAGGCGATCCAGCAATCGGTGATTCCTGCCTACGCGAAGCTGCTCGACTTCATGCGCAACACCTACATGAAGCAGGCGCGCACCACGCTCGCCGCCGAATCGATGCCGGACGGCAAGGCGTTCTATCAGTCGCAGATCCGCGAGTACACCACGCTCGACATGACGCCGGACGCGATCCACGAGCTGGGCCTGAAGGAAGTGGCGCGCATCCGCAAGGAGATGGACGAGACCATCCGCGACAGCGGCTTCAAGGGCAGCTTCCCAGAGTTCCTGCACTACCTGCGCACCGATCCGAAGTTCTATCCCAAGACCGCCGACGAGCTGTTGAAGGACGCCGCGTGGATCGCCAAGCGCGTGGATGGCAAGGTCGGCAACTATATCGGCCGCCTGCCGCGACAGCGCTTCGCCATCGAGCCGGTGCCGGCGGATCTCGCCCCGTTCTATACCGGCGGCCGTGGCGGCCCGGGCGTCTATCTGGTCAATACCTATGACCTGCCCTCGCGCCCGCTGTACTCACTGACCGCACTGACGCTGCACGAATCGGCGCCGGGCCACGCCTTCCAGATGCCGCTGGCGGCCGAGCATGAAGGCCTGCCGGACTTCCGTCGCTACACCTACATCTCCGCCTATGGCGAGGGCTGGGCGCTGTATTCCGAGCGCCTGGGCGTGGAGATGGACATGTACGACTCGCCGTACGACCGCTTCGGCTACCTGAGCTACCAGATGTGGCGCGCCGCCCGCCTGGTGGTCGACACCGGCATCCACCACACGGGCTGGACGCGCGAGCAGGCGCAGGCCTTCATGCGTGACAACACCGCGCTGAGCGAGCACGAGATCGAGACCGAAGTGGATCGTTACATCGCATGGCCGGGCCAGGCGCTGTCGTACTACCTGGGCGAACTCGCCATCGTCGATGCACGCGCGAAGGCGGAGAAGGCGCTGGGTGAGCATTTCGACCTGCGCGCTTTCCACGACACCGTGCTCTCGCTCGGCTCGGTGCCGCTGCCGGTATTGCAGCAAGAGGTGGACAAGTTCATCGCGGATGGCGGCAAGTCGCCGTACGCCGCGAAGTAG